AGGCGTGGGCTGCGGGGTGCGCGACTCCGAGCGCCGACGCGTCTCGGCTCGGAGGAGCCCAAGATCGACATGCAGTCTCTTCCGAGCCGGTGAGCGTCAGCTCCCGGAGCGGCGGGGATTGTAGGATTCCCCCCGCCCCCACCCAACGGCAGTTGCGCCGCGAGCGAGCCGTTCCACGTGGAACAAACTGCCGAGACTTCCCCTGCGTCGTGTTTCACGTGGAACGCTTAAGCTGCGCCTGCCGCGCCGGAGACGCAGTTTACCCAATGCGTTTCACGGGAAACATGCGATGGGGGCTGGAACGGCGAGGGAGGATTTCCCAAGGCGCGCCGCGGGCGGGGGCGCCGCAGCTCGCCTCCTCGATCCTGCCGGTGCAGGATCACTCGATCGGGTTGAGCACCAAGCCGCTGAGGAGCTTGGGGTAGAAGTAGGTGCTCTTGGCCGGCATCCGTTCGCCGGCGTTGGAGATCGCGCGGATGTGGTCGACGGTGGCAGGCATCACCAGGGCGGCCAAGTTGAATCGACCTCCGCTCCCCTCCTGGCCAGTAAGATCGCGCCCCGCCGAGTCCCCCTCGCGGAGACTTGCCGGCGCCTCGGCCAGCGCCCGCAGGTACTTGGGCGCCGGCAGATTCGGAAGGTCCAACAGCGTGTCCACGACCAAGCGGTGGAGCAGACTCACCCCCAGACCCTGCCAGTCGGCGCAGTGGTCGGTCGAGATCTCGGCCATCTTCGCCAGCCCGGCGGGAGTGATTCGGGCCAGGGTCCAGGCGTCGTCCTCGGCCGTGTAGAACCCAAAGGTCCCCTGCTGGCCCTCGGTCTCGATTTCCTCCCACAGCGTGAGCGCCCGGTCGGGGCAGTGTCCGGCGGGTTCGGTCGTGAAGCAGTTCCCGAGCTTCGCGGTCAGTTCGCCCGCCGTGAGGGCCGGCACGCCGCGGAACAACCGGTGCGTCGGCAGCACCAACATCCCGGGATCGCTCATGGATACGCACATCATCAGGACGAAGTTCGCCGGATGCTCGCCGTCGAACGGCTTGCCTGCGGCGGCGTACTCTGCGGCGACGTGGTCGCGCAGGTTGAGCGCCGTCTCGTAGCGATGGTGCCCGTCGGCGATGTAAACCGGCCGCCCCCCCATCGCCTTAGTGACCTGGGTGATGACGCTTACGTCGCTCACCGGCCAAATGCGGTGGACGACCCCCAGGTGGTCGGTCGCCTCGAGCGGGGTGACGCCGATGATCGCCGCTTCGAGGATACTTTGCGCTTCGTTCGCGTCGTCGGGGTACAGGCCGAAGATTTGGCTGAGGTTCGCCCGGCAGGCGTTCCATAGATTGAACCGGTCGGCCTTGGCGCCTCCGTGGGTCTCTTCGTGGGGATGGATGTTCCCCTCGCCGAACTTCTCGAGCCGCACGCGGGCCATGAAGCCGCGGCGGGTGAAGGTCTGGCCTCCCTCGTCGAACGTCTGGTGATAGACGTAGATCGCCGGCGCCCCCTCGGTGAACAGCACCCCCTCGCGCTGCCACTGCTTGAGAAACCTAGCGGCGCGGGTGTAGCGGTTGCTCGACTCGTCGTCCCCCGGCTCGTCCCGGTTGAGGATCAGCCGCACGACCCCCGCGGGGTGTTTCTTGTACAACTCCTCTTGGAGCGCGGGGTCGATGACGTCGTACGGCGGCGCGATGACGTCCGACAGCGAACCGACGTGACCAAGGTCGTAACGGATACCGCGAAAGGCGACGATGTCGGGCATGGGGGGCGGAGAGGTAAGAAGTCGGAGGGACCGTGGTTCAAGACCGGGGCCCACGCCCCGAACTCACATCGCTTGTGCAGCTTGACGCCCGTCGCGAACCGAGGGCGCCACGAAGCGAGCAAGACCGGATAGTCTAAGCGAGACGCCCTCCGCCTTGAATCCCCTGAATGCGACGACGCGACCTCTCCGCAGGCGCAAAAAAAAACAGCCGCCGGCGCTAGGCGCAGGCGGCTGGATTGGACGTTGCGGTTGACAATCCCGCCGATTACGACCGGGGGATCGCGTCACTCGGCCGGAACGCGCCAATCAATACCGGTAGTAGTCCGGCTTGAACGGCCCCTCGGCGGGGATGCCGAGGTAGTCGGCCTGCTTCGGGGTGAGCTTGGTGAGCTTGACCCCTAGTTTGCCGAGGTGAAGCCGGGCGACCTCTTCGTCGAGCACCTTGGGCAGGACGTGGACCCCCAGCGGGTACTCCTCGGGGTGTTGCCACAGGGCCAGTTGGGCGAGCACCTGGTTGGTGAAGCTCGCGCTCATGACGAACGACGGGTGGCCGGTCGCGCAGCCGAGGTTCACCAGCCGCCCTTCGGCCAACACCAGGATCGACCGGCCGCTGTCCTTGAAGGTGTACTTGTCGACCGCCCCGACCTCGGCCGGCTTGATCCGATCTTTGGTCGCGCGGCCCGCCTTCACCTCGCCGTTGATCCAGGCCATGTCGATCTCCAGGTCGAAGTGGCCGATGTTGCAGACGATCGCGTCGTTCTTCATCTGCTTGATGTGCTCGCCGGTGATGATGTCGCGGCAGCCGGTCGTGGTGACGAAGAGATCGCCCTGCGAGGCGGCCTCCTCCATGGTGGTCACTTCGTACCCTTCCATGGCGGCTTGCAGGGCGTTGATCGGATCGATCTCGGTGACGAGCACCCGAGCGCCGAGGGCCTTCATCGAGTGGGCCGAGCCCTTGCCCACGTCGCCGTAACCGGCGACGACGACCACCTTGCCGGCGATCATCACGTCGGTCGCCCGCTTGATGCCGTCGGCCAGCGATTCGCGGCAGCCGTAGAGGTTGTCGAACTTGCTCTTCGTGCACGAGTCGTTGACGTTGATCGCGGGGACTTTCAACTCGCCGCGCTCATGCATTTGGTAGAGCCGGTGGACCCCCGTGGTCGTCTCTTCCGACAGGCCCTTGATGTTCTCCAACAACTCGGGGTACTTGTTGTGGACCATGGCGGTCAGATCGCCGCCGTCGTCGAGGATCATGTTGAGCGGCTCGCCGCCGGGGAAGAACAGCGTCTGCTCGATGCACCAGTCGAACTCTTGCTCGGTCATCCCCTTCCAGGCGTAGACCGGAATCCCCGCCTTGGCGATCGCGCAGGCGGCGTGATCCTGGGTGCTGAAGATGTTGCAGCTGCTCCAGGTCACCTCGGCGCCAAGCTCGGCAAGGGTCTCGATCAACACGGCGGTCTGGATCGTCATGTGGAGACAGCCGGCGACCCGCGCGCCGGCGAGCGGCTTCGAGGCGCCGTATTTCTTGCGCAGGGCCATCAGGCCCGGCATTTCGTTCTCGGCAAGCTCGATCTCTTGCCGGCCCCACTTGGCGAGCTTCTCGAACTGCTCGGGACTGCAATCGAGGACCTTGTACGGCAGGCGTTCGGTTTCAACTTGAGCCACGGCGGCACGCTCCATCAAACGAAGGAAGGGAAATGACATTCGCCCGAAGCGGGTCGCGAGGAGGCGCCGCACGAGCGATTAGTGAACATGCGTTTAGTCGTGAGCGACGGCAAGCGAACGGCGGAGGCGCCGATCAAAGAGGTGCGGGGCATCCCTCCCCGTCGAAGCGAGGGGAGCGCCGCAGCCTTGCCGCCATGGTAGGACTCCAACCGGGCGACGGTCAGCAAGCGTCACGACTCGTACAGTTTATCCGGCCGGCCCGACCTGTGGCAAGCCGCCGACACGAGACGAACCGGAGACGGCGGCTTCGGGTTCACCCAGTTGGCGTCGTATTTTCCCCGGCTGGGGGCGTTACTCGACCAGCGTCGCGGCGGCGTCGGGCGTCAACCTCGGGACCTCCTGGAGAGCGGGGATGAGGACGGGAGCTGCCTGGCCCGGCCAACCTTGTCCCATACCCGTTCCGGAGGGGAACGTGCGACCGACTGCCGGCGCCGGCCGCAATTGGGGATCGGCTCCCGCCAGCCCCCGGGCGTCCAGCCGCAATCGCGTGGCGAGCTCGCGCGCCTGATCGGCCTGGGCGTACAGGCCGAGATCTTCCATCCGCGCGGCGGACTCGTCGGTACGGCGGGCCGCATCGCGGAGGACGCGAACATGTTGCAGATCGTGACGTGCAAGTGGCGCCGGTGCGGGAGGTCGTTCGGCAGCGGACGCATCGCGACGGGTCGTCGGTCGCGGGGTCGCGGGGGGCGGGTCGAGAGGCATCACCTGATCCACCAACGGTCCGCCGAGTTGCCGCTGCACTTTCATCAGCAACTCGGCCTCGGCGGGGGCGAGCTTCCGCCATGCCTCCTGCACCTCGGGTTCGGTCGCGCTCGGCTCATACGGCGAGACGGGCGCCGGCTCGATGGCCGTTCGCGGCAGAGTCGGATTGACGGTCGGTTGGTCGCCCCGAGCCGTCCCCGCGGCCAGACAAGCGGCGATCGCGAGCGACGCCCAGCGATCAGAGAACAACGGCACCGGCATGACGACGCTCCGCGGGATGACGAATCTGGCGAGCGGGCGCGAAATCGCGACCAACGTCCCGCCAGTTTACGCGATTCTGCCGCAGAGGACCACCGCGGGCTAGCGCGTTGTCCGCCCGAAACTTAGCCTGTGCCAAAGCGCTCGTGCTAGCTGCGAGCCGACTTCGCCAGCAAGTGGTGCGTCACCAGCCACTCGCGCCCCGCGTCCCAGGCGAACAGTTCCTCGCACGCCATGACGAACATCCGCCAGCGTTGCCGCTGTCGCTGCGCCGCGGCGCGGGACATGTCCTTTGTGAAACGTGAAACGACGTCGTCGCGCCGCTCGTCGAGATTCTCCAGCCATGCTCGGCAGGTGCGAGCGTAGTGCGTGCCGGGGACGTCCCACCGCTGGAGCAACTCAAACGGCCCCGCGACGTGCTCGAACAAGTCGGCCGGCGGCATCGCCCCGCCGGTAAAAAAGTGGCGGGCCATCCAATCGCTCGTCCCGGCATCGACGAACCGGTAGAACAACTCGCGATGGCAGAAGATATGGACCAGCAGCCGCCCGTCGTCAGCCAACAGCGGGCCGATTCCGCAAAGCAGTGCATCGACGTTCCGCAGGTGCTCGAACATCTCGACCGAGACGATTCGATCGAATTGCCCCAGAGTGTGCCAAAGAGTCCGGGAGTCCGAGGCTCCGCCGAGGCGTTTAGGTTCAGGGCGACACAGGTCGGCGACGTTGCCGACGTGATGGACGAGGTTTGACAGTCCCCGATCCCGGGCCTGTTGCAGGACGAACTCGTGCTGCGTGCGGCTGTTCGAGACGGCGACGATCTCGGCGCCGGGGTACTGCTCGGCGAGCCACAGCGACAGCGACCCCCAGCCGCACCCCAGGTCCAGGATCCGCTGCCCGTCGGCAAGTTCCGCGCGGCGAGACGTGAGGGCGAGCATTGCCTCCTCGGCCGCAGCGAGGTTGGCCGTCCCGGGTTCCCACAGGCAGCCGCTGTATTTCAGCCGCGGGCCGAGCATGTGCTGAAACAGCTCGGTCGGCGCCTCGTAGTGCTG
The window above is part of the Pirellulales bacterium genome. Proteins encoded here:
- a CDS encoding DUF1015 domain-containing protein yields the protein MPDIVAFRGIRYDLGHVGSLSDVIAPPYDVIDPALQEELYKKHPAGVVRLILNRDEPGDDESSNRYTRAARFLKQWQREGVLFTEGAPAIYVYHQTFDEGGQTFTRRGFMARVRLEKFGEGNIHPHEETHGGAKADRFNLWNACRANLSQIFGLYPDDANEAQSILEAAIIGVTPLEATDHLGVVHRIWPVSDVSVITQVTKAMGGRPVYIADGHHRYETALNLRDHVAAEYAAAGKPFDGEHPANFVLMMCVSMSDPGMLVLPTHRLFRGVPALTAGELTAKLGNCFTTEPAGHCPDRALTLWEEIETEGQQGTFGFYTAEDDAWTLARITPAGLAKMAEISTDHCADWQGLGVSLLHRLVVDTLLDLPNLPAPKYLRALAEAPASLREGDSAGRDLTGQEGSGGRFNLAALVMPATVDHIRAISNAGERMPAKSTYFYPKLLSGLVLNPIE
- the ahcY gene encoding adenosylhomocysteinase, whose product is MAQVETERLPYKVLDCSPEQFEKLAKWGRQEIELAENEMPGLMALRKKYGASKPLAGARVAGCLHMTIQTAVLIETLAELGAEVTWSSCNIFSTQDHAACAIAKAGIPVYAWKGMTEQEFDWCIEQTLFFPGGEPLNMILDDGGDLTAMVHNKYPELLENIKGLSEETTTGVHRLYQMHERGELKVPAINVNDSCTKSKFDNLYGCRESLADGIKRATDVMIAGKVVVVAGYGDVGKGSAHSMKALGARVLVTEIDPINALQAAMEGYEVTTMEEAASQGDLFVTTTGCRDIITGEHIKQMKNDAIVCNIGHFDLEIDMAWINGEVKAGRATKDRIKPAEVGAVDKYTFKDSGRSILVLAEGRLVNLGCATGHPSFVMSASFTNQVLAQLALWQHPEEYPLGVHVLPKVLDEEVARLHLGKLGVKLTKLTPKQADYLGIPAEGPFKPDYYRY
- a CDS encoding class I SAM-dependent methyltransferase, whose protein sequence is MLIELAERRVVPDRAVRTGIRRLLAERLRTERLHAASSDRLVRLREQFAAGPIAEATDAARAQHYEAPTELFQHMLGPRLKYSGCLWEPGTANLAAAEEAMLALTSRRAELADGQRILDLGCGWGSLSLWLAEQYPGAEIVAVSNSRTQHEFVLQQARDRGLSNLVHHVGNVADLCRPEPKRLGGASDSRTLWHTLGQFDRIVSVEMFEHLRNVDALLCGIGPLLADDGRLLVHIFCHRELFYRFVDAGTSDWMARHFFTGGAMPPADLFEHVAGPFELLQRWDVPGTHYARTCRAWLENLDERRDDVVSRFTKDMSRAAAQRQRQRWRMFVMACEELFAWDAGREWLVTHHLLAKSARS